In Candidatus Hydrogenedentota bacterium, the sequence TAATATAGCTGTGGACGGCAGCTTGGAGGATCAGGTTTTCGCGTTCGGACAGATCGGCGTCCTGGCGCACGGTTCACGCTCCAACTTGGCACTCAGCACACAAGAGTGCTAACAATCTACCGGAGTGTACCATAGGCCTAACCCGCTGTCAAGCGAACCCGGCATCGGCCGCATGGGATTTGCGGGACATATAAAGCCCTGTGATCACTATGGTTAAGCGTGGACGGCGGGCGGCGAATCGAGGGGGTCCTTCTTGACTCCCCCAGACCCCCCTGTTACGCTCGACTCGATGCGCGTCGGCTTTGATATCGGCCCTATCACCCACGCCCGCAGCGGGGTGGGCAACTACTGTCTGCACCTGCTGAAGGCGCTGCTGGAAATCGAGGGGCTCGACGTAACCGGCTTTGCAGCGCAGGCGCGCAGCCTCGACCTGAAGGCGATTGGGCGGCGTTTGCCGCACCGGCGCCTGCCTATTCCCACACGTGCGATGTATAAAGTCTGGTCGACGTTCGGCGCGCCTTCGGTCGATTCACTGCTCGGGGGCGTGGACCTCTACCATGCAACCAACTATTTTTTGCCTCCAGTAAGGCGCGCGAAACGCGTCCTCACAATCCACGACATTACATTCAAGAAGCATCCCGAACTTTGCAGTCCCAAGATTGTCGGGCCGTTCTCTTCAAGAGTCGAAGGCTTTGCGCGGGAAGCTGACGCCGTCATTGCCGATTCCGAAAGCACGAGGCAAGACATTATCAACTTGCTGGGGATACCGCAGGAACGCGTGCATACGGTCCTCCTAGCCACCGACGCTTCAATGAAACCTGTTCCGATCGAAATCGCGCGCAAACCGTACGGGCTTAACGATCCGTATATTTTATTCGTAGGCACAATTGAGCCGAGGAAAAATGTCCACGGCTTAATGAAAGCGTTCCTTCGCATAATGGACGAGTTTCCGCACACGCTGGTTCTTGTGGGGAGTTATGGGTGGTACGACAAGGACGCATACGAGTCTGTAGTTGAATTGGCCATGGACGCGGATACCGTTTGGCCGGCCAGTGCTCAGGCGGTCGCTGAGTCTCCTGATTCGTGGCTGTCGCTTATGCATTCAAGAATCAAACACCTCGAGTACGTTGATCAAAAAGACCTTCCATCACTGTATAGCGCCGCCGATGCATTCGTCTTTCCATCTTCTTATGAAGGTTTTGGATTACCTATTCTCGAAGCAATGGCATGCGGTTGCCCCGTAATCACCGCGGACAATTCGTCCCTGCCCGAAGTCGCCGGCGACGCCGCCGAATACTGCGATGCCAACGACGTGGACAGCATCGCGAACGCGATGCGCCGCGTACTATCGGATCCGCTGTTGCGCGAACAAATGCGTCAGCGCGGATTTGCGCAGGCCGCGAAGTTCTCGTGGGAAAAAACGGCTGAGAAAACCGCCGCAATTTACCGGAGCGTGTGTGGATGAGGGTCCTTGTCAATGCGCTCCAAGCCAATAACCGAAGCGGTACGGGCGTGTATGTCGTGCAACTTGCGCAGCGCCTGGCCAAACTTGCCGACCCCGATGAAGTAATCTTTGCGTGGCCGAGAGATTTCGCGGCGCCAACAGAAGGCCGCGCGTCCAACGCCCAATTCATCGAACGGGGTT encodes:
- a CDS encoding glycosyltransferase family 4 protein, producing the protein MTPPDPPVTLDSMRVGFDIGPITHARSGVGNYCLHLLKALLEIEGLDVTGFAAQARSLDLKAIGRRLPHRRLPIPTRAMYKVWSTFGAPSVDSLLGGVDLYHATNYFLPPVRRAKRVLTIHDITFKKHPELCSPKIVGPFSSRVEGFAREADAVIADSESTRQDIINLLGIPQERVHTVLLATDASMKPVPIEIARKPYGLNDPYILFVGTIEPRKNVHGLMKAFLRIMDEFPHTLVLVGSYGWYDKDAYESVVELAMDADTVWPASAQAVAESPDSWLSLMHSRIKHLEYVDQKDLPSLYSAADAFVFPSSYEGFGLPILEAMACGCPVITADNSSLPEVAGDAAEYCDANDVDSIANAMRRVLSDPLLREQMRQRGFAQAAKFSWEKTAEKTAAIYRSVCG